A portion of the Aphelocoma coerulescens isolate FSJ_1873_10779 chromosome 1, UR_Acoe_1.0, whole genome shotgun sequence genome contains these proteins:
- the C1H13orf42 gene encoding uncharacterized protein C13orf42 homolog has translation MFKKIHSIFHPNSQRRNVTDDIPYCDGSGSAVRLIRSTSMYVLAGEQEKVSEPLKKCRSTSSIDSCFQPKEEDRDWMYSKTQDCLKYLQDLLALRKKYLDNINNLKSMHMAADSPASTKSSKTGKKSFLPLPSKESSKASMERKGPQSSSDVREAIAFFDSVIADLDSERWRRVPDMDLPNVDVDFDVATSTSEHSLHSNWILRAPRRYSQDTAQAAKAANQSQRNSQRRTTGSRKRLERHPMYLPKAVEGAYSTLKFKPKTRKKEC, from the exons ATGTTCAAAAAGATCCATTCTATATTTCACCCCAACTCCCAGCGAAGAAACGTGACAGATGACATCCCCTACTGTGATGGCTCAGGTTCTGCAGTGAGACTGATCCGCAGCACTTCTATGTACGTCCTTGCAGGTGAGCAGGAAAAAGTTAGCGAACCActaaaaaaatgcagaagtacAAGCAGCATTGACTCTTGCTTTCAGCCAAAAGAGGAAGACAGAGACTGGATGTACTCTAAGACTCAAGACTGCTTGAAGTACCTACAGGATCTGCTAGCCTTGAGGAAAAAATATCTTGACAACATCAATAACTTGAAATCCATGCATATGGCTGCAGATTCTCCAGCGTCCACAAAATCAtccaaaactggaaaaaagtCATTTCTTCCACTTCCTTCCAAAGAGTCTTCTAAG GCATCCATGGAAAGAAAAGGCCCACAGTCCAGTTCAGATGTAAGAGAAGCGATAGCTTTCTTTGACTCAGTCATTGCAGACCTGGACTCAGAGAGATGGCGGAGAGTTCCTGACATGGATCTGCCAAATGTGGATGTTGATTTTGATG TTGCTACCAGTACAAGTGAACACAGTTTGCATTCAAACTGGATCCTTCGTGCTCCTCGGAGATACTCACAAGATACTGCCCAAGCAGCTAAGGCTGCAAACCAGTCTCAAAGAAACAGCCAGCGGAGAACCACTGGCTCTAGGAAGAGATTGGAAAGGCATCCCATGTACTTGCCCAAAGCTGTGGAAGGGGCATACAGCACTTTAAAATTTAAGCCTAAAACACGCAAGAAAGAATGTTGA